A genomic region of Microbacterium schleiferi contains the following coding sequences:
- a CDS encoding VOC family protein, whose amino-acid sequence METTIHSSFLPHLDPEDSLAFYRDVLGYEVRLDVGYEDMRWITVGPAGQPDTAIVLHPPAATPGLTDQERTTLLELITKGSYFGINLATRDLDATFAALETAGAEIVQEPIDQAYGLRDCAVRDPAGNLIRIQQLTD is encoded by the coding sequence ATGGAGACCACGATCCACTCGAGCTTTCTTCCTCACCTCGACCCTGAGGACTCGCTCGCCTTCTATCGGGACGTTCTCGGGTACGAGGTTCGGCTCGATGTCGGCTATGAGGACATGCGCTGGATCACGGTGGGGCCGGCAGGACAGCCCGATACCGCGATCGTGCTGCATCCGCCGGCTGCGACCCCGGGTCTGACCGATCAGGAGCGCACGACGCTGCTTGAGCTGATCACCAAAGGCTCATACTTCGGGATCAACCTCGCGACCCGTGACCTTGACGCGACCTTCGCGGCACTCGAGACAGCTGGCGCCGAGATCGTGCAGGAACCGATCGACCAGGCCTACGGCCTGCGCGACTGTGCGGTGCGTGATCCCGCCGGCAACCTCATCCGCATTCAGCAGCTCACCGACTGA
- a CDS encoding FAD-dependent oxidoreductase, which yields MSMARAQHDVVIVGAGLAGLRAAITLGHAGRDVVVLEAADGVGGRQRTDVVDGFLLDRGFQVLNPAYPAVRRWVDVQALRLKPFPVGVQVRRETGLVTLADPRRHPSLVPATLRSGLLSPGMLPPSHAGPHRACWLRAARSAGRSQGGIVPCMTRGIEPD from the coding sequence ATGAGCATGGCACGGGCCCAGCACGACGTCGTCATCGTCGGTGCCGGGCTCGCGGGGCTCCGGGCGGCGATCACGCTGGGCCACGCCGGGCGTGACGTCGTCGTTCTGGAAGCCGCGGACGGGGTCGGCGGCCGGCAGCGCACTGACGTCGTTGACGGCTTCCTGCTCGATCGTGGGTTCCAGGTGCTCAACCCCGCATACCCCGCCGTGCGGCGCTGGGTCGACGTGCAGGCCCTGCGCCTGAAGCCCTTCCCGGTCGGAGTGCAGGTACGCCGCGAGACAGGCCTCGTGACGCTGGCAGATCCTCGTCGGCATCCGTCGCTCGTTCCCGCGACCCTGCGCAGCGGCCTTCTCTCCCCCGGGATGCTGCCTCCCTCGCACGCTGGGCCGCATCGGGCCTGCTGGCTCCGCGCCGCGCGATCCGCCGGGCGATCGCAGGGCGGGATCGTCCCGTGCATGACGCGTGGGATCGAGCCGGATTGA
- a CDS encoding class III extradiol dioxygenase subunit beta produces the protein MKDLDGWTPPQPGEKAETMRPNAPAKLTSALYTSHVPAIGAAMDLGKTEEPYWKKVFDGYTWTRKWAKENTPDVVILVYNDHATAFDSSLIPTFVLGTGAEYPVADEGYGPRPVPDVKGYPEFAAHLAQSVIQDDFDLTLVNEMVVDHGLTVPLSLVYDQVEEWPVKVIPLAVNVVQYPVPSGRRCYELGKALRRAIDKWDGPELNVQIWGTGGMSHQLQGPRAGLINQEWDNAFLDMLISDPLGLTEWPHIDYVDEAGSEGIELVMWLIARGAMDDQFGGGAPEVNHRFYHVPASNTAVGHLVITNPVAAPTEAADTEDEKVPVGATA, from the coding sequence ATGAAGGACCTCGACGGCTGGACGCCGCCGCAGCCCGGCGAGAAGGCCGAGACCATGCGGCCGAACGCTCCCGCCAAGCTGACCTCGGCGCTGTACACGTCCCACGTGCCGGCGATCGGTGCCGCGATGGACCTCGGCAAGACCGAAGAGCCGTACTGGAAGAAGGTCTTCGACGGCTACACCTGGACGCGGAAGTGGGCCAAGGAGAACACGCCGGATGTCGTCATCCTGGTCTACAACGACCACGCCACGGCGTTCGACTCCTCGCTGATCCCCACGTTCGTGCTCGGCACGGGCGCGGAATACCCCGTCGCCGACGAGGGCTACGGCCCCCGCCCGGTGCCGGACGTCAAGGGATACCCCGAGTTCGCCGCGCACCTGGCCCAGTCGGTCATCCAGGATGACTTCGACCTGACCCTCGTGAACGAGATGGTCGTCGACCACGGCCTCACCGTGCCGCTCTCGCTCGTCTACGACCAGGTCGAGGAATGGCCCGTGAAGGTCATCCCGCTCGCGGTCAACGTCGTGCAGTACCCGGTGCCCTCGGGTCGCCGGTGCTACGAGCTCGGCAAGGCTCTGCGTCGCGCTATCGACAAGTGGGACGGCCCCGAGCTGAACGTCCAGATCTGGGGCACCGGCGGCATGAGCCACCAGCTCCAGGGCCCCCGCGCCGGGCTCATCAACCAGGAGTGGGACAACGCGTTCCTCGACATGCTGATCTCGGACCCGCTGGGTCTGACCGAGTGGCCGCACATCGACTACGTCGACGAGGCCGGTTCGGAAGGCATCGAGCTGGTGATGTGGCTCATCGCCCGCGGTGCGATGGACGATCAGTTCGGTGGCGGCGCGCCCGAGGTGAACCACCGGTTCTACCACGTGCCCGCCTCCAACACCGCGGTCGGTCACCTCGTGATCACCAACCCTGTCGCTGCCCCCACCGAGGCTGCCGACACGGAGGACGAGAAGGTACCCGTCGGCGCGACCGCCTGA
- a CDS encoding dienelactone hydrolase family protein yields MSELLAQWRVTPFEHDGVSHDVYYRGDGPGVILVPELPGATPEVIALGERLVAAGFRVALPSVIGTPGRPVSGGYIAGSALRMCVSREFAAFARRADRPIARYLRALARQLHAECGGPGVGVIGMCFSGGFALAAAADDSVLAPVVSQPAMPPPVGAGRSATGLSVIEEAAVSRRAADGLCALGLRFTQDRSVPAERFAAFERLLGEGWRAFEIDSSPGNADGIPTNAHSVLTDASAEVPGHPTYRANELLVDFLRERLTV; encoded by the coding sequence GTGAGTGAGCTTCTCGCGCAGTGGCGGGTCACCCCCTTCGAACACGACGGGGTCAGCCATGACGTCTACTACCGTGGCGACGGGCCGGGGGTCATCCTCGTGCCGGAGCTCCCTGGTGCCACTCCCGAGGTGATCGCGCTGGGCGAGCGACTGGTCGCGGCAGGCTTCCGCGTCGCGCTCCCGTCGGTGATCGGAACCCCGGGGCGCCCCGTCAGCGGCGGATACATCGCCGGGTCGGCGCTGCGGATGTGCGTCTCACGGGAGTTTGCCGCGTTCGCCCGCCGGGCCGACCGGCCGATCGCCCGCTACCTCCGTGCACTCGCGCGCCAGCTGCACGCCGAGTGCGGCGGGCCCGGCGTCGGCGTGATCGGGATGTGCTTCTCGGGCGGATTCGCCCTCGCGGCAGCAGCGGATGACAGCGTGCTGGCTCCGGTCGTGTCCCAGCCGGCCATGCCGCCTCCCGTCGGCGCAGGACGGTCGGCGACGGGCCTGAGCGTCATCGAGGAGGCCGCCGTCAGTCGCCGCGCCGCCGACGGCCTGTGCGCCCTCGGCCTTCGGTTCACACAGGACCGCAGCGTCCCGGCCGAGCGGTTCGCCGCCTTCGAGCGCCTCCTCGGCGAGGGGTGGCGGGCGTTCGAGATCGATTCCTCACCCGGCAACGCGGACGGCATCCCGACGAACGCGCACTCGGTGCTGACGGATGCCTCGGCCGAGGTCCCGGGCCACCCGACCTATCGCGCGAACGAGCTGCTGGTTGATTTCCTGCGCGAGCGACTGACCGTCTGA
- a CDS encoding substrate-binding domain-containing protein produces MKAISSMATRLLLADLMTAAAEAGLGEVETESVGGVDAAERVAAGEEFDLVFLADGALAKLADGGHVTPASVTPLVLSQVAVAVPSDADTPAAATTDPAFESVAGVRDAIRAATKIGYSTGPSGTALVRMLEDWGLTAEVGGRLVQARPGIPVAQLLADGEVDLGFQQLSELVGRPGVTVLGVMPQGCAIDTVFSGAVATTSAEPDAAAVILSFLGTDAARDIARSHSFAVPPTR; encoded by the coding sequence GTGAAGGCGATCTCGTCCATGGCGACGCGACTGCTGCTCGCCGACCTGATGACAGCTGCCGCTGAGGCAGGGCTGGGCGAGGTCGAGACCGAGTCCGTCGGCGGGGTCGATGCCGCCGAGCGCGTCGCGGCGGGCGAGGAGTTCGACCTCGTCTTCCTCGCCGACGGTGCTCTTGCGAAACTTGCTGACGGCGGTCACGTCACACCGGCATCCGTCACCCCGCTCGTGCTGTCCCAGGTCGCCGTGGCGGTTCCGTCGGACGCGGATACTCCCGCCGCCGCGACCACCGACCCCGCATTCGAGAGTGTCGCGGGCGTTCGGGATGCCATCCGCGCGGCGACGAAGATCGGATACTCGACAGGTCCCAGCGGCACGGCTCTGGTGCGGATGCTCGAGGACTGGGGCCTGACCGCCGAGGTTGGCGGTCGGCTGGTGCAGGCCCGTCCGGGTATCCCGGTTGCTCAGCTGCTCGCCGATGGCGAGGTGGATCTCGGCTTTCAGCAGCTGAGTGAACTCGTCGGGCGACCGGGCGTCACCGTGCTGGGCGTCATGCCGCAGGGCTGCGCGATTGACACGGTGTTCTCGGGCGCGGTCGCGACGACATCGGCGGAGCCCGATGCTGCCGCTGTGATTCTGTCCTTCCTGGGCACCGATGCCGCGCGCGACATCGCTCGATCGCACAGCTTCGCGGTGCCCCCGACGCGCTAG
- a CDS encoding alpha/beta fold hydrolase — MDAAPRPLTEMPDPQYVMVGEGYRIATYSWGDPDAETVLAVHGFSSSCRDNWVNTGWVRDLTRAGFRVLGVDQRGHGASDKPHDRRAYEMRSFIDDLATVLDTYLIDSARYLGYSLGARVGWQLAVDRPQLVTRAVLGGIPDGTPLARLQLDQAKAYVAEGTPVTDKVTNNYVTLAERVPGNDLSALVALAEGMRFGEAGDPDPARPPQQPVLFATGSEDAILPRSRRLADATPNSTFVEIPDRHHFNTPGSRDFRAAGLEFFSAAS, encoded by the coding sequence ATGGATGCCGCACCGCGCCCGCTAACCGAGATGCCCGACCCGCAGTACGTCATGGTGGGCGAGGGGTACCGTATCGCCACCTACTCCTGGGGTGATCCGGATGCCGAGACGGTCCTTGCGGTCCATGGATTCTCGTCGAGCTGCCGCGACAACTGGGTGAACACGGGCTGGGTGCGCGACCTCACCCGCGCCGGATTCCGCGTCCTCGGTGTCGATCAGCGCGGGCACGGGGCGAGCGACAAGCCACACGACCGCCGCGCGTATGAGATGCGTTCGTTCATCGACGACCTCGCGACGGTGCTCGACACGTACCTCATCGACTCCGCTCGGTATCTCGGCTACTCCCTCGGTGCTCGCGTCGGGTGGCAGCTGGCCGTCGACCGCCCGCAGCTGGTGACCCGTGCGGTCCTCGGCGGCATCCCCGATGGCACGCCGCTGGCCCGCCTCCAGCTCGATCAGGCCAAGGCCTATGTCGCCGAGGGCACTCCGGTCACCGACAAGGTCACCAACAACTACGTGACGCTGGCCGAGCGGGTGCCCGGGAACGACCTCTCAGCTCTCGTCGCGCTCGCCGAGGGAATGCGCTTCGGTGAGGCCGGGGACCCCGATCCTGCCCGGCCTCCGCAGCAGCCGGTGTTGTTCGCGACGGGCAGCGAGGACGCGATCCTCCCGCGCTCCCGCCGCCTCGCCGACGCGACACCGAACAGCACGTTCGTCGAGATTCCCGACCGCCATCACTTCAACACTCCGGGATCCCGAGACTTCCGCGCCGCCGGCCTGGAGTTCTTCAGCGCGGCCAGCTGA
- a CDS encoding FAD-dependent oxidoreductase, protein MHDAWDRAGLTGPLRSEVLEPFLSGVLADGEFDTSDAFVRLLVRMFALGRPGLPERGIQALPEQLAAYARTLGVSIEMHRRVTGLRDTPTGVEVAVAGSDPVTALGAMVAVGPEAASELVPVPVPETHGLQTWWFATDAAPSTSGMLAVDGTRSGPLVNTAVISHSAPSYAPAGMHLVEATCLLPPVARKEHAAGPAESDVRRHLTHIWGADVSDWRLLRRDDIPHALPVQSAPLRPVSTARLSERVYVAGDHRDTASIQGALVSGNRVARALLADAGT, encoded by the coding sequence GTGCATGACGCGTGGGATCGAGCCGGATTGACGGGTCCGCTGCGTTCGGAGGTGCTCGAGCCGTTCCTGTCGGGCGTGCTCGCGGACGGGGAGTTCGACACATCCGACGCCTTCGTCCGGCTGCTCGTCCGCATGTTCGCGCTGGGGCGCCCAGGCCTGCCCGAGCGCGGCATCCAGGCCCTTCCCGAGCAGCTTGCCGCGTACGCCCGAACCCTCGGGGTGAGCATCGAGATGCATCGGCGCGTGACCGGCCTGCGCGACACTCCCACCGGGGTCGAGGTGGCCGTCGCGGGCTCTGATCCCGTCACCGCGCTGGGGGCGATGGTCGCCGTCGGACCGGAGGCGGCATCGGAGCTGGTTCCGGTGCCGGTGCCCGAGACTCACGGGTTGCAGACGTGGTGGTTCGCGACGGATGCTGCGCCTTCGACATCCGGGATGCTCGCCGTCGACGGCACCCGAAGCGGACCTCTCGTGAATACGGCAGTCATCTCGCACAGCGCTCCGTCGTATGCGCCGGCTGGCATGCACCTGGTCGAGGCGACCTGTCTGCTCCCTCCCGTGGCGCGGAAAGAGCACGCTGCCGGACCGGCCGAGAGCGACGTGCGGCGCCACCTGACGCACATCTGGGGCGCGGATGTCTCAGACTGGCGCCTGCTGCGCCGCGACGACATCCCGCACGCTCTGCCCGTGCAGTCGGCGCCGCTTCGTCCCGTCTCGACGGCACGCCTGTCGGAGCGTGTGTACGTCGCCGGCGACCATCGCGACACCGCGTCGATCCAGGGCGCACTGGTGTCGGGGAACCGCGTCGCCCGCGCTCTGCTCGCCGACGCGGGCACCTGA
- a CDS encoding aldo/keto reductase: MNLPRYGLGCMSLSHAYGVAPPPEEGLRLLQTALDEGVRFLDTATLYGGGRNEELVGAAIAGRRDEVVLASKGGMAMVDGVRVIDGRPETLRHQVDASLRRLGVDHIDLYYLHRWDKSVPIAESVAALAEAVDAGKIGAIGLSEVSVARLREAQQVAPIAAVQNEYSLWTRNAELGMLEATKADGVALVAFSPVARGFLADAVRNPDDLVAKDIRRAMPRFQPPHWEANAALLPAWRDLAAEAGVSPAQLALAWVSSRGGNVVPIPGTTNLDHLREIIAVADLVIAPDILERAGQLIDTPSVSGPRYSSQNTAEVDAETFEDAA; encoded by the coding sequence ATGAACCTGCCCCGGTACGGGCTCGGATGCATGTCGCTCAGCCACGCGTACGGGGTCGCGCCACCGCCCGAGGAGGGCCTTCGGCTGCTGCAGACCGCGCTCGATGAGGGCGTCCGCTTCCTCGACACCGCGACGCTCTACGGCGGCGGGCGCAACGAGGAGCTCGTCGGTGCGGCCATCGCCGGCCGACGCGACGAGGTCGTGCTCGCCAGTAAGGGCGGCATGGCGATGGTCGACGGCGTGCGGGTCATCGACGGACGCCCCGAGACCCTGCGGCATCAGGTCGACGCATCCCTCCGCCGGCTCGGCGTCGACCACATCGACCTGTACTACCTGCACCGGTGGGACAAGTCGGTCCCGATCGCCGAGAGCGTCGCCGCGCTCGCCGAAGCCGTCGATGCCGGCAAGATCGGCGCGATCGGCCTGTCAGAGGTCTCCGTCGCGCGCCTCCGGGAAGCGCAGCAGGTCGCGCCGATCGCTGCCGTGCAGAACGAGTACTCGCTGTGGACCCGCAACGCCGAGCTCGGCATGCTCGAGGCGACGAAAGCTGACGGCGTCGCGCTCGTGGCCTTCTCGCCGGTCGCGCGAGGATTCCTCGCCGACGCCGTCCGCAACCCCGACGACCTCGTTGCGAAAGACATCCGCCGGGCGATGCCGCGGTTCCAGCCCCCGCACTGGGAGGCCAATGCCGCACTTCTTCCCGCGTGGCGAGACCTCGCCGCCGAGGCGGGAGTGAGCCCCGCCCAGCTCGCGTTGGCGTGGGTCTCGTCCCGCGGCGGCAACGTCGTGCCGATTCCCGGGACGACGAACCTCGACCACCTGCGTGAGATCATCGCCGTCGCCGACCTGGTGATCGCGCCCGACATCCTGGAGCGCGCAGGGCAGCTCATCGACACCCCGTCCGTGTCGGGCCCGCGGTACTCCTCGCAGAACACCGCCGAAGTGGACGCCGAGACCTTCGAGGATGCCGCGTGA
- the ligA gene encoding protocatechuate 4,5-dioxygenase subunit alpha produces MALDKPYKNVPGTIIFDAEQARKGYQINQLCMSFMKPENRERYLADREAYLDEWQLTPKARQAILDLDLNAAMAEGGNIYFLAKLGATHGLSFQQMAGSMTGMSEAAYRDMMISGGRRPRATA; encoded by the coding sequence ATGGCACTCGACAAGCCCTACAAGAACGTCCCCGGGACGATCATCTTCGACGCGGAGCAGGCCCGGAAGGGCTACCAGATCAACCAGCTCTGCATGTCGTTCATGAAGCCTGAGAACCGCGAGCGGTACCTCGCCGACCGCGAGGCCTACCTCGACGAGTGGCAGCTGACCCCCAAGGCGCGCCAGGCGATCCTCGACCTCGACCTGAACGCTGCCATGGCAGAGGGCGGGAACATCTACTTCCTCGCCAAGCTCGGCGCCACGCACGGTCTGAGCTTCCAGCAGATGGCCGGCTCGATGACCGGCATGAGCGAGGCCGCCTACCGCGACATGATGATCTCGGGCGGCCGCCGCCCGAGGGCAACCGCATGA
- a CDS encoding TIGR03618 family F420-dependent PPOX class oxidoreductase, producing the protein MTTALTPDGLRFVTDYHLATLSTLAPSGLLHVVAVGFTFADGLVRIITMDGSQKVRNIERDGRATVAQIAGPQWLSIAGHATVSRDPDAVARAVELYAARYRQPQPNPQRVAIELRPEKIMGSAGLIAP; encoded by the coding sequence ATGACCACGGCTCTCACCCCAGACGGGCTGCGCTTCGTCACGGACTACCACCTCGCGACGCTGTCGACGCTCGCGCCCTCGGGCCTGCTGCACGTCGTCGCCGTCGGATTCACCTTCGCGGATGGCCTCGTGCGGATCATCACGATGGACGGCAGCCAGAAGGTCCGCAACATCGAACGGGACGGACGAGCCACGGTGGCACAGATCGCCGGCCCGCAGTGGCTGAGTATCGCCGGGCATGCGACGGTGTCGCGCGATCCGGATGCCGTTGCACGCGCCGTGGAACTCTACGCAGCGCGCTATCGGCAACCCCAGCCCAATCCGCAGCGGGTCGCGATCGAGCTGCGGCCCGAGAAGATCATGGGCTCGGCGGGGCTCATCGCGCCGTAG
- a CDS encoding helix-turn-helix transcriptional regulator, whose amino-acid sequence MPPNPDDLRDLVLLRRVRDRIDREYAAPLDVEELARGAHMSPGHLSRKFKAAFGESPYSYLMTRRIERAMTLLRRGDLSVTEVCLAVGCASLGTFSTRFTELVGMPPSVYRARAEHDAAALIPCVAKQVTRPIRR is encoded by the coding sequence ATGCCGCCGAATCCCGACGATCTTCGCGATCTCGTGCTTCTGCGCCGCGTTCGCGACCGCATCGATCGCGAGTATGCCGCGCCCCTGGATGTCGAGGAGCTCGCCCGGGGCGCGCACATGTCGCCCGGACACCTCAGTCGAAAGTTCAAGGCGGCGTTCGGGGAGAGCCCGTACTCGTATCTCATGACCCGACGTATCGAGCGCGCGATGACGCTGCTGCGACGGGGAGATCTGAGTGTCACGGAAGTGTGCCTCGCGGTGGGGTGCGCGTCTCTCGGTACCTTCAGCACCCGGTTCACCGAGCTTGTCGGCATGCCGCCGAGCGTCTATCGGGCACGCGCCGAACACGACGCGGCGGCCCTGATTCCCTGTGTCGCGAAACAGGTCACGCGGCCGATTCGCCGCTGA
- the ligK gene encoding 4-carboxy-4-hydroxy-2-oxoadipate aldolase/oxaloacetate decarboxylase, protein MRLNNLGIVRTKIDRPDPADVARLSQFGVATIHEAMGRVGLLRPYIRPAYTGAKLCGPAVTVLLQPGDNWMFHVAAEQVQEGDVIVAGCTTESEDGFFGELLATSLTARGCKGLVIDGGVRDVADLEKMDFPVFSRAINSKGTVKATLGSVNVDVVVANAVVHPGDVVVADVDGVVVVPRELVGAVADASQKREDNEEAKRQKFREGVLGLDIYGMREPLAAAGLEYVED, encoded by the coding sequence ATGCGACTGAACAACCTCGGCATCGTCCGCACGAAGATCGACCGGCCCGACCCCGCCGACGTCGCCCGCCTCTCGCAGTTCGGCGTCGCGACGATCCACGAGGCGATGGGTCGTGTGGGGCTGCTGCGTCCCTACATCCGTCCCGCCTACACCGGCGCGAAGCTGTGCGGACCGGCCGTCACGGTGCTGCTGCAGCCCGGCGACAACTGGATGTTCCACGTCGCCGCCGAGCAGGTGCAGGAGGGCGACGTGATCGTCGCCGGCTGCACGACAGAGTCCGAGGACGGGTTCTTCGGTGAGCTCCTCGCCACCTCCCTTACCGCCCGCGGATGCAAGGGCCTGGTCATCGACGGCGGTGTCCGCGACGTCGCCGACCTCGAAAAGATGGACTTCCCCGTCTTCTCCCGCGCCATCAACTCCAAGGGCACCGTCAAGGCGACCCTCGGGTCGGTCAACGTCGATGTCGTCGTCGCGAACGCTGTGGTGCACCCCGGTGATGTCGTCGTCGCGGATGTCGATGGCGTCGTGGTCGTTCCCCGTGAGCTGGTCGGCGCGGTAGCCGATGCCAGCCAGAAGCGCGAAGACAACGAAGAGGCCAAGCGCCAGAAGTTCCGCGAAGGCGTGCTGGGCCTGGACATCTATGGCATGCGCGAGCCGCTTGCCGCCGCCGGCCTCGAGTACGTGGAGGACTGA
- a CDS encoding squalene cyclase: MNRDELEQWLLDSDPTLRWQVQRDLLGAPEQEWRETRASMAHDGDAARLLAVQDADGQWAGGAYFPAGYTGEGSGQPWTATTWTLTTLREWGLDAAALAGTAEKLRENARWEYDDLPYWDGETDVCINAMTLANGAWLGADVSPIVEFLATKMLPDGGWNCEWVEGSTRSSFHSTINAVRGILAYEQLTGDDTLTDVRHRGEEYLLERRLRYRSSTGEPVGSWADLLMYPYRHPHTALKAVDYFTEAAVHDGIRPDPRIAETIERVRDARQPDGRWLQGEKLEGAVWFPLDVEPGEPSKWVTFLALRVLQRWDAAVSGESAA, encoded by the coding sequence ATGAATCGCGACGAACTCGAGCAGTGGCTGCTCGACTCCGACCCCACACTGCGCTGGCAGGTGCAACGCGATCTGCTCGGAGCACCCGAGCAGGAGTGGCGCGAGACGCGCGCGAGCATGGCACACGACGGTGACGCTGCGAGGCTGCTCGCGGTGCAGGATGCCGATGGGCAGTGGGCCGGAGGAGCGTACTTTCCGGCGGGCTACACGGGGGAGGGTTCCGGACAGCCCTGGACCGCGACGACCTGGACACTCACAACGCTTCGCGAGTGGGGACTGGATGCCGCGGCCCTGGCCGGCACGGCAGAGAAGCTGCGTGAGAACGCTCGGTGGGAGTACGACGACCTGCCGTACTGGGATGGCGAAACTGACGTCTGCATCAATGCGATGACTCTCGCCAACGGCGCGTGGCTGGGGGCTGACGTCTCGCCGATCGTCGAGTTCTTGGCGACGAAGATGCTGCCCGATGGTGGATGGAACTGCGAGTGGGTCGAAGGGTCGACGCGGTCGTCGTTCCATTCCACGATCAACGCCGTGCGCGGCATCCTGGCATACGAGCAGCTCACGGGTGATGACACCCTGACCGACGTCCGCCATCGCGGCGAGGAGTATCTGCTCGAGCGGCGGCTGCGCTACCGGTCGTCGACGGGCGAGCCGGTGGGATCGTGGGCTGATCTGCTGATGTACCCGTACCGCCACCCGCACACCGCCCTCAAGGCCGTTGACTATTTCACCGAGGCGGCGGTGCACGACGGCATCCGCCCCGACCCCCGAATCGCCGAGACCATCGAACGAGTGCGGGATGCCCGGCAACCGGACGGGCGATGGCTGCAGGGCGAGAAGCTCGAGGGCGCGGTCTGGTTCCCCCTGGATGTCGAACCCGGCGAACCGTCGAAGTGGGTGACCTTCCTCGCGCTGCGCGTTCTGCAGCGCTGGGATGCCGCGGTCAGCGGCGAATCGGCCGCGTGA
- a CDS encoding amidohydrolase family protein, which produces MDQGVVPGAAEYHRPRALDGEQHAYTDVVPFARRVVEEFPDRVLWGTDWPHPNLKDHMPDDGLLVDYIPQIATTPELQRKLLVENPRRLYWPEGD; this is translated from the coding sequence GTGGACCAAGGTGTCGTGCCCGGAGCGGCTGAGTATCACCGGCCCCGAGCTCTCGACGGCGAACAGCACGCCTACACCGATGTCGTGCCGTTTGCCCGACGCGTGGTTGAGGAGTTCCCCGACCGCGTGCTGTGGGGGACCGATTGGCCCCACCCCAACCTCAAAGACCACATGCCCGATGACGGCTTGCTGGTCGACTACATCCCCCAGATCGCCACGACCCCCGAGCTGCAGCGGAAGCTGCTGGTCGAGAACCCGCGGCGACTCTACTGGCCAGAAGGAGACTGA
- a CDS encoding Gfo/Idh/MocA family oxidoreductase, translating to MSSDKVRIAVVGAAGAFGMKHLDGLANIPDAEVTVVSGTKPEPTQAVADKYGVPTAVVGYDAVLERDDVDAVILATPTGLHASQTQAALAAGKHVQVEIPLADSLADAEATLAAAEASDRVTMVGHTRRFNPSHQWVHQKITAGDFAVQQMDVQTFFFRRTNTNAKGEPRSWTDHLLWHHAAHTVDLFAYQTGRIVQANAIQGPIHPELGIAMDMSIQLKAETGAICTLSLSFNNDGPFGTFFRYIGDTGTYIARYDDLVNGKEEPIDVSQVTVSMNGIELQDREFVAAIREGREPNSSVRQVFDCYRVLGMLEEQLA from the coding sequence ATGAGCAGTGACAAGGTCCGGATCGCCGTCGTGGGTGCCGCAGGCGCCTTCGGCATGAAGCACCTCGACGGCCTGGCGAACATCCCCGACGCCGAGGTGACCGTCGTCAGCGGAACCAAACCCGAACCGACCCAGGCTGTCGCCGACAAGTACGGTGTGCCGACAGCCGTCGTCGGATACGACGCCGTGCTCGAACGCGACGACGTGGATGCCGTCATCCTCGCCACCCCTACCGGCCTGCACGCCTCGCAGACGCAGGCGGCGCTTGCGGCCGGAAAGCACGTTCAGGTCGAGATCCCCCTCGCCGACTCCCTCGCGGATGCCGAAGCCACGCTCGCGGCGGCCGAAGCATCCGACCGCGTCACGATGGTGGGTCACACGCGGCGCTTCAACCCGTCGCACCAGTGGGTGCATCAGAAGATCACCGCGGGCGACTTCGCCGTCCAGCAGATGGACGTGCAGACCTTCTTCTTCCGTCGCACGAACACCAACGCGAAGGGCGAGCCGCGGTCGTGGACCGACCACCTGCTGTGGCACCACGCAGCGCACACCGTCGACCTGTTCGCCTACCAGACCGGTCGCATCGTGCAAGCCAACGCCATCCAGGGTCCGATCCACCCCGAGCTCGGCATCGCGATGGACATGTCGATCCAGCTCAAAGCCGAGACGGGAGCGATCTGCACCCTCTCGCTCTCGTTCAACAACGACGGGCCCTTCGGAACGTTCTTCCGCTACATCGGCGACACGGGCACCTATATCGCTCGCTATGACGACCTCGTCAACGGCAAGGAAGAGCCGATCGACGTGTCGCAGGTTACCGTCAGCATGAACGGCATCGAGCTGCAGGACCGCGAGTTCGTCGCCGCGATCCGTGAGGGCCGCGAACCCAACTCGTCGGTCCGGCAGGTGTTCGACTGCTACCGCGTGCTCGGCATGCTGGAGGAGCAGCTCGCATGA